Below is a window of Aquipuribacter hungaricus DNA.
GCAGCACCGGCGCCATCGAGGCGAGCAGGGAGCCCACGCTGACCGGGGTGCGGAACGCGGGGACGGCGACCGCTGCCACGACCACCAGGCCGACAGCGAGCAACCACAGCAGGCCGGCCCGCCGGACCGAGCGGCTCGCGGTCGTCGAGAGGAGCTCAGGCACGTGCATCGCCTCCCATGGCGTGGTGCATGACGTCGCGCTCGGTGGCGTCGGCGGCCAGCAGACGGCCGGACACCCGGCCGGAGTACAGGACGTAGATCTGGTCGCTGAGCCCGAGCGTCTCCTGCATGTCGGTCGAGACGAGCACCACGGCGACACCGCTGGCTGCGAGGTCCCGGACGACGGCGTAGATCTGGGCCCGCGAGCCGACGTCCACCCCCCGCGTCGGGTCGTTGAGCACGAGGACCCGGAGCCCCGGGACGAGCAGCCAACGGCCGACCAGGACCTTCTGCTGGTTGCCCCCCGACAGCTCCACGACCGGCTGGTGCAGCGAGGAGGCCTTGATGGCCAGCCGCTGCACGAGCCCCTGGACGACGCGCCGTTCGCGCCGAGGGGACCTGACGCCGCGCGGGTGCACCCGGGGTGCTGCCGCGAGGGTCGCGTTCGCCGCGACGGACCCGTCCAGCAGCAGACCGTCGAGGCGGCGGTCCGGCGGCACGTAGCCGATACCGCGGCGTACCGCCGCGCGAGGACCGGAGAAGCGGACGGGGACGCCGTGGACGGCGACGGTCCCGGAGGCGGGCCGCGTGGCACCGGCCAAGATCTCGGCGACCTCCGTCTGTCCGTGCCCGTCCAGTCCCGTGACCGCCGTGACCGCGCCGGCGGGGAAGGAGAGGCTGACGCCGTGCAGGCGCCCGGCCAGGCTGACGTCCACCAGCTCGATCTCGGGCTCCGGGGGGAGCGAGGGGGCGCGTCCGGGGTAGAGCGTCGATGTCTCGCGCCCGACCATCGACTCCACCAGGCTCGCCCGGGTGTGGCCGGCGAGCGGGCCGAACTCCACCTGCACGCCGTCACGCATGACCAGCAGGCGGTCGCAGAGCTCGAAGAGCTCCTCGGTGCGGTGGGACACGAAGACGACCGCGGTCCCGGCCGCGGCCAGCCGCCGGACCGCCGCGAACAGGAGGGCGACCTGCGGTCCCTCGAGCGACGAGGTCGGCTCGTCGAGGATGAGCAGGGTGGGGGAGACGCTGACGGCCTTGGCGATCTCGACCAGCTGACGCTGCCCGACGGTCAGGCTGCCCACCGTCGCGTCCACGGAGACGTCCACCCCGAGGTGCTCGAGCACGGAGCGGGCCGAGGCGCGGGAGGCGCGCTCGGACACGACCGCCCCCCCGCCCTCCCGGTCCAGCTCGAGGTTCTCGGCCACGGTGAGGTTGTCGAACAGGCTCAGCTCCTGGTGCACCATCGCGACACGACGCCCGTGCGGACCGGAGGGCGGGGCGACCCGGACGGACCCCGTGTCGGGCTCGAGCGCGCCGACGAGGAGGTTCATCAGCGTCGACTTGCCGGCGCCGTTCTCCCCCACCAGGGCGAGGACCTCACCGGGGGCGATGGTGAAGCTGATGTCCTGCACCGCCCGGGTCGCCCCGAACGACCTGCTCACGTGCTCGCACGTCACCGCTGGCTCTCGCACGTCGGCGTCTCCCTGTCCGTGCCCCCGGCGGTCGTCCTGCCGGCGGGCGGTGGCCTGCTCGATGGTGGTCGCGCCGTCCCGTCGGGACGGGCTAGCCGAACAGCGCGACGACCTCCTCGTCGGTCATCCGGGTGTTGACCCACAGGCTGTCCGGCAGGTCGTCGCGGACGAACTCGTCGAGGTTCTCCGACGTGATGACCTCGGGCTCCAGCAGGTTGTCCTTGGTCACCTGCTCGCCCCGGGCCGCGGCGATGGCCGTC
It encodes the following:
- a CDS encoding sugar ABC transporter ATP-binding protein — its product is MSRSFGATRAVQDISFTIAPGEVLALVGENGAGKSTLMNLLVGALEPDTGSVRVAPPSGPHGRRVAMVHQELSLFDNLTVAENLELDREGGGAVVSERASRASARSVLEHLGVDVSVDATVGSLTVGQRQLVEIAKAVSVSPTLLILDEPTSSLEGPQVALLFAAVRRLAAAGTAVVFVSHRTEELFELCDRLLVMRDGVQVEFGPLAGHTRASLVESMVGRETSTLYPGRAPSLPPEPEIELVDVSLAGRLHGVSLSFPAGAVTAVTGLDGHGQTEVAEILAGATRPASGTVAVHGVPVRFSGPRAAVRRGIGYVPPDRRLDGLLLDGSVAANATLAAAPRVHPRGVRSPRRERRVVQGLVQRLAIKASSLHQPVVELSGGNQQKVLVGRWLLVPGLRVLVLNDPTRGVDVGSRAQIYAVVRDLAASGVAVVLVSTDMQETLGLSDQIYVLYSGRVSGRLLAADATERDVMHHAMGGDARA